A region of the Veillonellales bacterium genome:
TGTCCGAGAGTACAATTTCCCCATTGGTTCCGATATCAATAAACAAAATTCTATTTTTTGCATTTTGTAAATTAGCTACATAAGCACCGGCTACGATATCCGCGCCGATATAAGCGGACACCGCTGGCAAGCAATTCAGCCTTGCAAAGCGGGACACGTTCACCAATCCAATTGATTGAGCAGAGATATTTTTCCCCTCAACAAAGATAGGGGCATAAGGCGCAGCAGCAATCGCTAGCGGTTCCACCCCCAGCAGCATATGCATCATCGTACAATTCGCCGCTACAGACATTTCATATATATGATTATGATCAATTCCCCTGCGGCTACAAATCGTCTTAATCATTCCATTTAGTAAATCCACAATTGCCTTTTGTAAATCTCTGATTCCACGGTCCTCATTTTCCTGTACGTAGCTGATTCTCGTCAATACATCCTGCCCAAAATTTTTCTGCGCATTAAGATCTGCTTCGCTATCAATTTCAGCCCCTGTATTCAGGTCAATAACAGAAGCTACAACCGTTGTTGTCCCAATGTCAACCGCAACTCCATAGCATGATAGCGACGTATTCCCCTTCTCAATACCAATCAATTGATTGATATGATACACCGCAGTAAAAGTACCAGATTCCATCTTTAAGCTTCGCATAATTTCAAAATCTATGTGGTCAATTCCGAGTTCTCTTTTGAACAAATCCTCGTATGGCGTCTGATCCTCAATCGTAGGTTTTGGAATTTCGATCACACGCTTCCGAATAGCTGGATTTTGCTGAAATTTGGGTACATATCCGTCCTTGAGTACTTTGTGGTTTTGCTCCTGAGCTATAACATCAATCAACAAATCTGATTGAGGATACAGGCAACAAGCAAGTCGTATTCCCTCTTGTTGTTCTTGTTCTGTTAAAAGCTTTTTTTCATCCTCGCCGAGAGGTGACAAGTCGCCTGAAATATGTTTTATTTTGCATTTTCCACAACTTCCGCGCCCACCGCAGGGCCTCTCTATAAATACATGGTTATCAAGTAAAATGGCCAAAAGGTTATCCTGACTATCTGTGATAATATTCTTATTGATGCGTGGAATTCCAATCTTAACCATTTGTATTCATTTCCTTTACTACAGCAATTTCAAGCTCTTCATTTTTTTATTTGAAAGCAGCATATTGTGATTTTGAATACAGATATTGCCTGCCAGTTTGATCTTTCCCCGCAATTCCAAACATGCTTTTGCATACGTCATCTTCTCTGGAAGATCAAACTCATCCCACTGGGCAAAACCAAGCGATACAAGTTGTAATGTTGTCTTTGGGCATAGATTCATCACACATCTTCCGGCAATAAGCTTCAGCGCATCCTGAATAAACGGATAAGAAAAGTTTCTCCCCTGTTGCTCAAAATATTTTGGTCCAAGGATATTGAGTCCTCCCGCGGGATCTTCAAATGATATAAAATTCACACCAGCATCAAGTGCTTTCTCTATATACTTCAATAGTTCTACTCTCATCTTCTCAATGGTCACAGTGACTACTTCTGGTTCTTTTCGCCAAATTTTAAACAGCTTCGCCATATCCATCAAGTTATTAAGCGTAGTGATAGGACCGCAAATTTCAACACCCACTGGCTCACCTTGTGCTTTCAAAAGAGAAATCGCCTTAATGACCTCCCCCAGCCTTCCCTTCCCAAAATCGAACTCAGGTAACGTAAGGAGATCCTCTGCCGAGGCATAAATGGGCGTATTACATCTCGGTCCAATCATTGCATTGCCAAGCTTGATATTGCCGCCGTAATTTTCCGCCTCCACAGTATGACAGAATGGAATCATACAAATCGCACCCTGCTCCAGTTCGCGAACGACTTTTGCAATTTTCGCAATCCCTTCTGCATAAGTATAGGCTTGCGGGAATTCCAGCCCCACTTGCGCAACAAACTTTTCATCAAATCCACACTTATCAGATACCAACGGACACTTCACATCAACGAATTCCATAAATATAATCCTTTCTGCTTGTTATATTGTCCTTGTGACATCTACCATAGTTTGCACGTTAACTAAAGGCGTTGTAGTAGACAAACCACAAGCAGGAGCGACAATATCAACCCCTTGTGTCAGCGCACCGCTTACAAGCGATGCAATCTTTTCCGGCTGCATGCTGCCTAATGCAAAGGTGCTGATATTTCCCATGACCGCATGAGTTGTCACATGCTTTTTAATCTCGGCAATTGGGACAACTGCATCAAAACTAAAGGCGTCGCAGTGAATTTGGGGAATAATATCATACACGCTTTTTAAGCGGCCGCAGATATGTACGATTTTTACAGAAACATTCAATTCATCAAGAATTTTATTTAAGCAGTTTACTGTGAAATTTGCAAAATTCTGTGGTCCCAAAATCTCTCCCGTACCACTTGGTTCGGATATGCAAATAGCATCTGCGCCCGCCTCAATTTGAGCTTTGCCAAAAACGATCAGGTTGTCGCAAATAATGTCCAAATAACGTTGAGCATCGGCGGGGAATTTTCTGAATTCCCGCAGCAAAAGAGACATATCCAGCAGTGTGCCGGCAACGCTTATTGGACCTGTAAGATTTCCAATAATCGGTACAGCAGGATTTTTCCCCTTTAGGATAGTAATTGCGTCCAGCACAGTTGCCACTCTGCCAGTTTGCAAATCCAACGGTTTAATTTTTTCTATCTGGACACAGGAAGTCAAAAGCGATTCAACTACATGCGGCTCGCATAGACGGTTGCCCATATTAACAGTTGCCCCCATCGCCTCTGCTTCCACCGTCATACAGAAAGGAACGCCGTAGTTTTCAAACCCATCTGCCTGATTGAGTGCATAGGCAAGTTCTGCCATCTTTTTAGCATCGTTATGTGTTTCCGGCCATAGACATCCGGCCTGTTCCATAATATCAGCAAACATCATATTCATCATTCCGCCAGGACAGATACAGGGCGGACGATCTACCGGCTGTTTTTTTGCTGCGGCACTCAGTCGCAGCTTCTGTGTCATTTTTTGTT
Encoded here:
- a CDS encoding ASKHA domain-containing protein, with the translated sequence MVKIGIPRINKNIITDSQDNLLAILLDNHVFIERPCGGRGSCGKCKIKHISGDLSPLGEDEKKLLTEQEQQEGIRLACCLYPQSDLLIDVIAQEQNHKVLKDGYVPKFQQNPAIRKRVIEIPKPTIEDQTPYEDLFKRELGIDHIDFEIMRSLKMESGTFTAVYHINQLIGIEKGNTSLSCYGVAVDIGTTTVVASVIDLNTGAEIDSEADLNAQKNFGQDVLTRISYVQENEDRGIRDLQKAIVDLLNGMIKTICSRRGIDHNHIYEMSVAANCTMMHMLLGVEPLAIAAAPYAPIFVEGKNISAQSIGLVNVSRFARLNCLPAVSAYIGADIVAGAYVANLQNAKNRILFIDIGTNGEIVLSDKGRLVACSCAAGPALEGMNISSGMRAADGAIEEIKITESGIKLEVIGGGNPIGICGSGILAAIRELVKNKFITPNGMIIKRNSIDDSDFRYQYIEVNGKKRSVCITGGVKKITITQGDVRQVQLAKSAILSGIIALVNKIDIHMSDLDEVIIAGQFGAHLPAKSLVGTGIIPSELKEKITYIGNSSKAGAYISLLSVEARNAMEKLAKKIEYTELSVVDGYERLFIECSRFNV
- a CDS encoding uroporphyrinogen decarboxylase family protein, encoding MEFVDVKCPLVSDKCGFDEKFVAQVGLEFPQAYTYAEGIAKIAKVVRELEQGAICMIPFCHTVEAENYGGNIKLGNAMIGPRCNTPIYASAEDLLTLPEFDFGKGRLGEVIKAISLLKAQGEPVGVEICGPITTLNNLMDMAKLFKIWRKEPEVVTVTIEKMRVELLKYIEKALDAGVNFISFEDPAGGLNILGPKYFEQQGRNFSYPFIQDALKLIAGRCVMNLCPKTTLQLVSLGFAQWDEFDLPEKMTYAKACLELRGKIKLAGNICIQNHNMLLSNKKMKSLKLL
- a CDS encoding uroporphyrinogen decarboxylase family protein, producing the protein MKQKMTQKLRLSAAAKKQPVDRPPCICPGGMMNMMFADIMEQAGCLWPETHNDAKKMAELAYALNQADGFENYGVPFCMTVEAEAMGATVNMGNRLCEPHVVESLLTSCVQIEKIKPLDLQTGRVATVLDAITILKGKNPAVPIIGNLTGPISVAGTLLDMSLLLREFRKFPADAQRYLDIICDNLIVFGKAQIEAGADAICISEPSGTGEILGPQNFANFTVNCLNKILDELNVSVKIVHICGRLKSVYDIIPQIHCDAFSFDAVVPIAEIKKHVTTHAVMGNISTFALGSMQPEKIASLVSGALTQGVDIVAPACGLSTTTPLVNVQTMVDVTRTI